In Haematobia irritans isolate KBUSLIRL chromosome 1, ASM5000362v1, whole genome shotgun sequence, a genomic segment contains:
- the LOC142238270 gene encoding A-type potassium channel modulatory protein KCNIP1: protein MASPPESPIEEIVYELEQTRVPKPIPVALEDLCRQTKFTKQEIRVMYRGFKTECPEGVVHEDCFKDIYAKFFPHGNSSLYAHYVFKAFDVNCNGAISFRDLLVTLSTLLRGSVYERLRWTFKLYDLNGDGRISRSELSEIIMAIHELMGRRAHQPEDDRKARDQVDRVFRKLDLNQDGIITIEEFLEACLKDDLVTRSLQMFDNDL from the exons ATGGCTTCGCCACCTGAGAGTCCCATCGAGGAGATTGTCTACGAATTAGAACAAACACGAGTGCCTAAACCCATTCCAGTTGCCCTCGAGGATTTGTGCCGTCAaaccaaatttacaaaacagGAAATACGTGTTATGTACAGAGGATTTAAAACG GAATGTCCTGAAGGCGTGGTGCATGAAGACTGTTTCAAGgatatttatgcaaaattttttccacatgGCA actcaagtTTATATGCTCATTATGTGTTCAAAGCATTCGATGTTAACTGCAATGGTGCCATAAGTTTTCGG GATTTATTAGTAACACTGTCAACATTATTGAGAGGTTCTGTTTATGAACGATTACGTTGGACGTTCAAATTATATGACTTAAATGGTGATGGACGCATCAGCCGGTCAGAGTTAAGCGAAATTATTATGGCCATTCATGAATTGATGGGTAGAAGAGCGCATCAACCGGAGGATGACCGTAAAGCCAGGGATCAG GTGGATCGAGTCTTCCGCAAATTGGATCTCAATCAAGATGGTATCATAACAATAGAGGAATTCTTAGAGGCATGCCTTAAGGATGATCTAGTTACAAGATCTCTACAAATGTTCGATAATGACCTTTGA